The stretch of DNA TAATATTTCTGAGATAACTACACCATTAAGAATCTGTTTATCATAAGAATATAGCTTGCTATTAATTTTTGGATGTATATTAAAACCATCTTTTCCTATTATACGTGTATAAGATGCCGGACTTCCATTTAATTTATAGCCATTCGAATCAAGAAACACATAATCTATTACGAGCCCTTTCTCATCCTTTAATAATAAAACGCTTTTATCATTGGATTTAATGAGTTGGTTTATTCTTTTGTAGGCTTTAAAATGATGGTCTAAGAGTTTTTTGATTTCCCTTAATTTGTATGAAGGGTCAAAATACAATTGAAACTCAAGTTTGTCTTCTGGAGCTAAGCTTGTTGGTAATCCTGAAATTACTTCTCCTGTTTCAGCATTTAATTTGACTGTAAAGTTTTGAGAATTTGATACACTAACTAATAACAAAAGTGTAATAAAAAGGAAAAAGGACTTCATTTTAAATAAGGTTTTAGTTGTTTTTATTTATATACAATAAAATTAAAGACCTCTATATTTTTCAAAATACCCAATAGAGGGTATATTAAGGAAATCTTTATACTACTAAAAACTTAAAAGGGAGGTAATACAATTTCTAAAGAAATATACTACTTTATAAATATATACATTTTTTTTTAACTCCCCATTAACTTCACTCTTATTATCACTATTATGGAGAAAGTTTGTTACTACATTATGTTTAAATCAGTTGTATTATATCAAAAATTTTAAAACTTACTTTTATTATTATTTTAAGATTTGGAGTAACTCTATCAATTTCTTATTTTGGATATATACAAAAACTCACAATAATTAAAGGAAATAATAATTGTATATTCTAAATGACTTAAAACTAATTAACTATATTTACATTTAAACATTTTGATACTAAAAAAAGCGGTTACCCTATAAGTTACCCTAAGGCAACTAAAAAATCGGGAGCCCCTGATATCACTGATAAAATTTAAAGGTCAGCGGAGCCTCTTTCTCCGCAAAAGAAAAACCAGAACGTAAGTTCTGGTTTTTTTGTTTTTATATGCGTCGAAAGCTTGCTTTTGTAAGTGTATAAAAACAAAAAAACATAATACGCGCAGCGTATTCAGGTTTTCCATGCTTGTACAGGATTTCAACTAAGGGATGCACGAAGTGAATCCCTCTTTCTCCGCCAAGATTTATTCAAAATCGACGAAAGTCCTGTAAACTCAATGTTTATGGGACTTTTTATTTTACCCAAAACATCAAAATATGTATTAAAAACCATTCTGTTGGTGACCTATTAGGTGACCTTTTTAAAACCTTAATTAGGTCACCTAATTACTTATAACTACTTATAAATCAGTAATATAAATCAACTAAAAGACCTCTATATTTTGTAAATTAATGTATAATTAAAGGTCACCAGAATGAACAAAACATTTGGATTATTATTCTACTTAAAAAAGAGTAAAGTAGATGCACAGGGTAAATGCCCTATTTACCTACGTATTATCATAGATGGTAAGCGTACAGAGATTAGTACAAAACGTACCATTGAGATTGAAAAATGGAGCGTTGAAGCCAATAAAGCTATTGGAAGAACAGAAGATATACGAGAACTAAATGCCTATTTAGATTCACTTACTACAAAAGTATATCAAAGTCAAAGAGACTTAATTCAAGATAATAAAGAGGTTACAACTGAAACCCTTAAAAACAAGTTTTTAGGTATTGAGGAAAAACAAAGAACGCTCATAACCATCTTTAACAATCACAACAAGCAAGTTGAAAAATTAGTTGGTAAAGAATTTTCGGCAGGAACTTTAGAACGTTATAAAACCGTATGTAAGCATCTGCAAGAGTTTATGCAACATCAGTACAACGTAAGTGATATTCCTGTGAACAGAATAGACCACAAGTATATTACAGATTTTGAGTTCTATTTAAAAACGGTTAGAAACTGCGGACATAACAGTACTATAAAGTATATCAAGAACTTTAAAAAGATAGTACGTATAGCAATAGCCAACGATTGGATTAAAAAAGACCCATTTCTAAATTATAAAGTGCGTTTAAAAGAAGTGGAACGTCAATTCCTTTCAGAAGAAGAAATACAAACAATGCTCGAAAAAGAGTTACACACCAATCGTTTAGAGCAAGTAAGAGACATTTTTATATTCTGTTGCTTTACAGGTTTAGCGTATAGCGACGTTAAGAAACTCTCAAAAGACAATTTGGTGTTTGGTATTGATGGCGATAAGTGGATAAAGACAAAGTGTACTAAAACAGATACACGCAGTAATTCCACTACTTCCAACCGCTTTAGAGATTATAAAGAAATACGAGAACCATCCAGAAGCAGTTACAAAAGGGGTTTTACTTCCTGTATTAAGCAATCAAAAGTCTAATGCCTATTTAAAAGAGATAGCAGACTTGTGTGGTATTAATAAAAACTTAACCACCCATTTAGCTCGTCATACGTTTGCAACTACTGTAACGCTCTCTAATGGTGTCCCAATGGAATCAGTAAGCAAGATGTTAGGTCATAAATCATTAAAAACAACTCAACACTATGCTAAAATATTGGATAGAAAAGTAAGTGATGATATGGCAATTTTAAAACAAAAGTTTGCAGATAAAACTAATATTGACGCTTCCAATAGAATAGCAAATTAGAACATAAATACAAAATATATAAGTATATGCTTAAACCCTTGTTTTTACAGGGGTTTTTCTGTTGAAAAAAGAGCCCTTTTTGTTTACAACTGTTTATAACTTCATTTTATAAAGGCATCAAATTGTCGTAAATTAACACAATATAAATCAGGTGTTTACACGTTTTAATACAGAATGACATTTGAAGTAATTACAAAGGATGATTTAAAGACTCTTAAACAGGAAATCATCACAGAACTGAAGACAATTTTAGGAAGCCAAACAGAGCAAAAAAAGTGGTTAAAATCAGCAGACGTACGTGAGCTATTAAATATTTCAGCAGGCACATTGCAGAACTTACGAATCAACGGAACATTACCTTATACCAAGATGGGTAAAACAATGTATTATGAGTATGATGATGTAATCGGAATTTTAATCCAAAACAAAAGTGCATAATGAGATTATACATACCAGAAAATTTAGACATAGACCAAATTGTCTATGATTATCCACCTAATTTTAAAAAGTACAAACACAAAAGAGATAAGCTATTATATGTTATTCACTTAATAAATGCGCTTACACTCTACAACAAAGATTTAATGTATGATGATTTTGTGTCTATAAGTGCAAAAATCTTGCAGGACAAAACCTCTAATTACAAAGAGTACTTAAATTATCTTATCAATGTTGCAAAAGTTATTGAAACGGATAATCAATACTTTGTTGGGTCAAAATCAAAAGGGTTTAGGCTAACTGAAAAATACAGATGCGAAGTGGCTATTCATACAATAAGCGAACAAACATTTTATAGAAAACTAAAAGTTGAGCGTAATAATAGAATAGCATCGGTAAAGCATCTAAACTATCTAACCAAATGGTTTGATGAAAAATTAGAAATTGATATTGATTACGTCAACAAGTTTTTATCCGTAGAGTATGTATTAAAGAAAGACAACAAATCATTATGGCAATCCAAAAAGGTTAATAACTATGGTAAGGTTGAAGTCAAATATAAAAGACCGATTGACCAATTAAACCACGCAAAAATTAGCGCAGAAAAAATAAGCCGTCAAGATTATTATTTGTTGCACGATGATAATGTGTATCGTTTCCATTCTAACCTTACGAATATGCGAAGCGTTATCAGAAATGCAGTAACGAAAAATTAATTTCGATTGATATTAAAAATAGTCAACCTTATTTAAGCACCATATTGTTGAGTCGCTCGTTCTGGATTGAGCAAAAAAATGAGCCTAATGCACCAAAAGAGTTATCAATCACGTTTGACGAGCCCAAAAAGTCATTATTTTCTTCTTTTAATAATATAAATGATAATAATTATGAGGTTGATGGTAGGATTGATGATAGATTGAATATATCACATATCAAAGTACACGATACTGATTCTTACATTATGTTAGGAGATATTGATAAAACCCTTATGAATAATGAGTTTAGTCAGTATATAAATCTTGTGGTGAGTGGTACACTTTATGAGTTTTTAGAGCAACAGTTTAGCCAACGATTGGGAGAAACATTTGCTAACCGTAAGGAAGTAAAAACAGCAGTATTCCAAGTGCTATTTACAGATAATAGATTCTTGGGGCAAGAGGATGCAAAACCAAAGAAGATGTTTAAGGAGATGTTCCCATACGTTTATGAGGTGTTTAGACAGATTAAGAGTAAAGACAAATCACTACTTCCAAGATTATTGCAGAGTATTGAGAGTTACTTAATGATAGATGTTATAGCAAAACGTATTTCTGTAGAATATCCAGATGCACCAATATTTACAATTCACGATAGTATTTCTACCACAGCAGAATATGTAGATGTTGTTGAGGCTATAATGACTGAGGAATTAACCAAAGCGATAGGGCACGCACCTAAATTAGAGCCAGAGGTATGGTGTAAAAGCAATATGGTAAAGCATCTTGAAACTTTAAAGGAGAAAGCAAAGGTTGTCGCTTAACACATATTCACCTACATTCATATTTATTATAAAAATATAACGTAATACGATGTATTAATACAAAGTATATACTATATTTAACATTCAAAATAATTCCCTATGAACCGTATTAAAGAAGTCCTCGAAGAACGAGGGGTTAAGCAGGTATGGCTTGCTGAGCGATTAGGTAAGAGTTTCAATACTGTTAATGGTTATGTGCAAAACAGAAACCAACCAAGTTTGGAAGTACTTTATCAAATAGCGGAAATATTAAATATAAAGGTAAGTGACCTTTTAATTGAAAATTAACCGTAGCATAAAAAATGACAAGTATAAATCAAAGGTCAATCAATACTAATGAAATTCAACGAAGATTCAAGAGTTAAAATACCATCAATACTGCATCTTACTCGTTTAGGATATAAGTATTTATCGTTAAAGGGAGCTGTTTGGAATCAAGAAACAAACATATTCACAGATATATTTATTGATAGCATACAAAGAATAAATCACAATTTAGAGGAAGATGAAGCCAAAAGATTATTGAGTGATGTTTCGTTGCTTTTAGATAATGAAGATTTAGGTAAGGCTTTTTACGAGCGCATAATTCAAAAAACAGGACATAAGATTATTGATTTTGAAAACTTTGAAAACAATACGTTTAATGTCGTTACAGAACTTACCTATAAAAATGGAGACGAGGAGTTTAGACCTGATATAATTCTTTTGGTTAATGGATTGCCTTTAGTTTTTATTGAAGTAAAAAAGCCTAACAATAGAGAGGGTATAATTGCAGAACGCAACAGAATTAATAAACGTTTTCAGAATAAAAAGTTCAGACGCTTTGTAAACATTACTCAGTTAATGGTATTCTCTAATAATATGGAATACGATACTGATGATGTAGATACTGTACAAGGTGTCTTTTACGCTTCACCTTCTTATCATAAACCAATATTTAATTATTTCAGAGAAGAAGAAGCATTTGATTTAAATAGTCTTTTGTTACCTGAAAATGATGCTACTGAAAATGAAATATTAAAAGACAACAACTTAGTTATCATAAAACACTCACCAGAGTTTTTAACTAATAAAGATTCAAATACACCAACAAATAGAGTTTCTACGTCATTGTTTTCAAAAGACCGTTTATCATTTATCTTACAATATGCTATTGCTTATGTAAATGAAAGTGCAGGCTTACAGAAGCACATAATGCGTTATCCTCAATTATTTGCAACTAAAGCAATAGAGAGTAAATTAAATGAGGGTATTAGAAAAGGTATTATTTGGCACACACAAGGAAGTGGTAAAACAGCTTTAACCTACTACAATGTAAAGTTTCTAACTGATTATTATCAAAAGCAAAACGTAATACCAAAATTCTATTTTATAGTAGATAGATTGGACTTATTAATACAAGCTAAAAGAGAATTTACCAGCAGAGGTTTAACCGTTCATATTGTTAATTCAAGAAATGAATTTGTTGCAGATATAAAATCTAAAGCAGCACTTCATAACGAAAGAGGTAATGCAGAAATTACAGTAGTAAATATTCAAAAGTTTTCTGAGGATGCTCAGATAGTAACAGAACAAGATTATGATATTAATATTCAACGTATTTACTTCTTAGATGAAGTTCATAGAAGTTATAATCCTAAAGGTAGTTTCTTAGCTAATTTAGAACAGTCCGATAAAAATGCTATTAAAATTGGATTAACAGGTACACCTTTATTGGGTACTGAATACAATTCTAAAACCTTGTTTGGTGACTATATTCATAAGTACTATTACAACGCTTCTATTGCTGATGGTTATACATTAAAACTAATTAGAGAAGAAATTGCTTCTAATTACAAAATGGTTTTAGAACAAGCCTTAAAAGAAATAAAAGTATTGCAAGGTGATGTGCCCAAGAAAAAAATCTATGCAGATGCAAGATTTGCTGAACCAATGTTAGATTACATTGTTGAAGATTTTGAGGATTTCAGATTAATGAATAATGATGAGTCTGTTGGTGGTATGGTAGTTTGTGATAGTTCTGACCAAGCTAAAATGCTATTTGAAATTTTCAATAATAAATACAGTATTAGCAATAATATAGTTTTAGACAAAGTTGCAGAAGAAAATGAATCTTATGGTAAGCAAAAAAAGGAAAGTTATAAAGTAAAAACAGCTGCTTTAATACTTCACGATATTGGTACTAAAGATGAACGCAAACAGGAAGTGGAAGATTTTAAAGATGGTAAAATTGACTTACTCTTTGTTTACAATATGTTGCTTACAGGTTTTGATGCTAAACGTTTGAAGAAATTATATATAGGTCGTGTAATTAAAAAGCATAATCTATTACAAACTTTAACCAGAGTAAACAGAACATATAAAGATTATAGATACGGTTTTGTTGTTGATTTTGCAGATATTAAAGCTGAATTTGATAAAACTAATAAAGATTATTTTGAGGAGTTACAAGATGTTTTAGGAGATGAAATGGAACATTATTCCAACATCTTTAAATCTAAAGAAGAAATTCAAGAAGAGATAGCAGATATTAAGGAGATTCTATTTCATTTTGACACCCAAAATGCTGAAATATTCTCGCAACAAATCTCTGAAATATCAGACCGTAAAAAGATGTTAGGTTTAGTTAAGGCTTTAGGTAATGCTAAAAGTCTATATAATCTAATACGTTTATTTAGACATTTTGAGTTATTAGAAAAAATAGATTTTAAAAAGCTATCATTATTATATAGAGAAGCTAATAATCATCTACAATTACTCAATCAAAAAGAAGCATTAGAAAATGATATTGATACTACTAATCTTTTAAATGTAGCTTTAGAGGATGTTATTTTTATGTTTAATAAAGTTGGTGAAGAAGAACTCATATTAGCAGACCAACTAAAAGACACACTTCGTAAAACAAGAGAGGAATTAGCAAGTAATTTTGATAAAAAAGACCCAGAGTTTGTTAGCCTATATGAAGAATTAGAGCGTTTGTTTAAGAAGAAGAAATTAAACGAAGTAACTCAAGATGAAATGAAAGCAAATATTGGTGCTTTAAGAGAAATACACGCAAAAATATTAGAGTTAAATAGGCAGAATAGGTTATTACAAGCAAAATATGATAATGACCCTAAATACTGTCGTATTCATAAAAGACTAATTGAAAAAGGAGGTTTAACGAAAAGAGAAAGCCAACTATTTGAAGCCTTACAATCCGTTAAAAATGAAGCTGACCTTCAAGTAATACAAAACAGTCGCTTACTGCAAAACGAGGGCTATTTAGATAAGATGATGATTAAATTGGTGATTAACCAATTTGTAAAACAAAACAATATTAAACTAAATCCAGAGACTTCTAAATTCATAAATAATTTAGTGGTACAAGAATATACAAACGAATTTCACGGGCGTACAGCTTAGATAAATAAATGACGACAACAGTACAATTTCAAACACAAGTAAAAAACCTAATAGACAGCCTTAAAGGAATTTGTTCTAATTACGGTTTGGGTAATAGTGGCGACGAATACATTATCATCACACAAACTTTCCTATACAAGTTTTTAAACGATAAGTTTGCTTATGAGGTAAAACAGCTGAATACTGAATTAGCTAAAGCGGAAAAATGGCAGCAAGCAATTGAACAATTAACAGAGGAAGAATACGAAATGTTAACCTTGCAATTGAGTGCAGATACAGCAGTTTTACAATCACACCATTTTATATCACATTTATTTGGTATTCAAAATACATCAGATTTCGCAAAAACATTTGACGATACTTTGATGGATATTGCGATTCAAAACAATGATATATTTTCTGTAATAACCACAAGTGGCTCAAAAGAACCATTATTTGAAAGAATAAGCGAAAAAATTGATGAAGGTGATAGAAATGCATTTGCTAAAGCAGTAATTAATCAATTAGTAGACTTTAGTTTTGAGCATATTTTTAATGAGAAATACGACTTCTATGCTACTATTTTTGAATACTTAATAAAAGACTATAATAATGATAGTGGTGGTACGTATGCAGAGTATTACACACCGCACGCAGTTGCCAAAATAATGGCCTCTATTTTAGTAACAGAAGATAACATACAAGATGTTACGTGTTACGACCCAAGTGCAGGTTCTGGAACATTATTAATGAATTTAGCGCACGCAATTGGTGAGGACAAGTGTACTATTTATTCACAAGACGTTTCTAAAAAATCATCGAAACTATTACGCTTAAATTTAATCTTAAACAACTTAGTACATTCACTTCAAAATGTAGTACGTGGTAATACTATTTTAGCACCTTTTCATAAAGATAATGATAATGAACTACAGAAGTTTGACTATATCGTATCTAATCCACCATTTAAGTTAGATTTTAGCGAGTATAGAGACGATTTAGATAGTAAAGAAAATAATGAGCGCTTCTTTGCAGGAATACCAAATATTCCTAAAAAGAAAAAGGAATCAATGGCTATCTATAGTTTGTTCTTGCAGCATATTATACACAGTTTAACCAAAAATGGTAAAGCAGCTATTGTTGTACCTACAGGTTTTATTACAGCACAAACTGGCATAGACAAAAAGATTAGAAAAAAAATGGTGGAAAGCAAAATGCTTGCAGGTGTAGTAAGTATGCCATCTAATATTTTTGCTACTACAGGTACAAATGTTTCAATTGTTTTTATAGATAAAAATAATACTGAAGATGTTGTGTTAATCGACGCCTCAAATTTAGGTACACAAATAAAAGAAGGTAAAAATAAAAAAACAGTATTAAGTGATATAGAAGAACAACAAATTATAGAAATCTTTAATAATAAGAAAACTGTAGATAATATTTCAGTAGTGGTTTCTAATAATGATATTATAAAAAAGAATTATTCTTTCAGTGCTGGTCAATATTTCAAAGTAAAAATAGAATACATTGATATATCAAATGAAAGTTTTGTCGATAGTATGGTAAGCTATCAAAAATCTATTAGTGAACTTTCTGTAAAATCTTCACAATTAGAAAATGAGATTTTCAAAAATTTAAAAAAATTGTCTTGCAGTGGTAAATAAATTAAAAAAATATAGATTTGATGAACTCTATGATATGAGTTCAGGTATATCTTCTAAACCCGAACAAGCAGGTCACGGTTTTCCGTTTGTATCATTTAGCACAATTTTTAATAATGTTTTTCTTCCAAATGAACTTGATGAGTTAATGAATACATCAATAAAGGAAAGACAAATATATTCTGTAAAGAAAGGGGATATTTTTTTAACTCGTACGAGTGAAACACTTGATGAGTTGGGTATGAGTTCAGTTGCCTTAAAGGATTATCCAGATGCTACATTTAGCGGTTTTTCTAAGAGGTTACGACCTAAAGAAGAAGGTTTAGTAGACTCAAAATTTATTGGTTTTTACTTGAGAAGTTATCTTTTTAGAAAAGCAATGAATAATAACGCTATAATGACATTAAGAGCAAGTTTTAATGAGCAAATTTTTTCATATTTAGAATTACTTTTACCAACCTTTGAAGTTCAATGTAAAATAGGTGAATTATTATATAATATATATGAAAAAATAGAAGTTTGTAATAGCTTAATTAATCAAATTGAAAATATGTCTATGTCAATTTTCGACTATTGGTTTATTCAATTTGATTTTCCTAACATTAGCATTAAACCCTATAAAACATCGGGTGGTGAAATGTTTTATTCTAAAGAGTTAAATAGAAAAATACCTGATGGTTGGAAAACCATAACTTTAGGTGATTTTTGTGAAATATATCAGCCTAAAACTATATCCCAAAAAGTTATGGATGCTAATGCGAGTTATTTAGTTTATGGCTCAAATGGTATCATTGGCAAGTATTCAAAATTTAATCACGAAGATTCAGAAGTTGTTGTTTCTTGCAGAGGTGCTTGTGGTAACATACATAGGACGAGGCCCAAATCTTGGATAACTGGTAATTCAATGGTTTTTAAAATAAAGAATAAGAATATTAATAATGAATTTATTTATCATTCTCTACGTTGGCTAAATTTAAAAAACTCTTCAACTGGTTCAGTTCAAGGTCAGTTAACTCGGACGAATGTTTCAGTGCACAACATTGTGCTACCAGATGAAAAAATTATTAAAAAGTATAATAATATAGTTGCCCCTTTAGTTGAAAAAAAGTTATTACTTTTTGCCGAAATTGATAAATATCAAAATCTTTTGGACTGGCTTACCCCATTGCTTATAAATGGTCAAGTAACGTTTAAAGAAGCGCAAAAGCATATTAACCAAGCAGCAGAACCACAAGAAGATTATGGCTAAAAAGAAAAAAGACATAAAAATAATGGTAGGCTCTACTGTCTATGGTTTTGAAGACCAACTATCCCAAATAGTAGCGCAATTACAGCAGTTAGGTTATACAGTTTTAAACTCTCATATAGGTACTATAAAAGTAAATCCTACATTGTCTAATTTAGAAAACTGTTTAAATACAGTAGAAGAATGTGATTTGTTTTTAGGGATTATAAGACCTTATTATGGTACAGGAAATATTGGAGATAAAAACATAACTTTTGAAGAAATTAAAAAAGCGATTGAGCTAAAGAAACCATATTGGTTTTTAGTACATAGAGACGTTACGTTTGGTCGTTTATTACGTGGTAAATTACGTCTTAAAAAAGGAGATACAATTATTGCAAAAGATGATGATGAATACAAAGACTTTTCTATAGTTGTAGATAAGAATAAATTTTTTGATGAGCGTACTATTGAAATATATGAGTACGTTATAGAGAATCATATACCTGTTACATTAAGAAATGGTAATTGGGCACAAGAATTTTATCGTTTAGATGAAATGCTAACTTATATTATTACTCAGTTTTCAGATAAAGGTTTTGTTGAGGGTATAATTAATGAAATACAAGAGGCAGATGGAGAATAGTTTTATTAT from Flavivirga spongiicola encodes:
- a CDS encoding HsdM family class I SAM-dependent methyltransferase, with the translated sequence MTTTVQFQTQVKNLIDSLKGICSNYGLGNSGDEYIIITQTFLYKFLNDKFAYEVKQLNTELAKAEKWQQAIEQLTEEEYEMLTLQLSADTAVLQSHHFISHLFGIQNTSDFAKTFDDTLMDIAIQNNDIFSVITTSGSKEPLFERISEKIDEGDRNAFAKAVINQLVDFSFEHIFNEKYDFYATIFEYLIKDYNNDSGGTYAEYYTPHAVAKIMASILVTEDNIQDVTCYDPSAGSGTLLMNLAHAIGEDKCTIYSQDVSKKSSKLLRLNLILNNLVHSLQNVVRGNTILAPFHKDNDNELQKFDYIVSNPPFKLDFSEYRDDLDSKENNERFFAGIPNIPKKKKESMAIYSLFLQHIIHSLTKNGKAAIVVPTGFITAQTGIDKKIRKKMVESKMLAGVVSMPSNIFATTGTNVSIVFIDKNNTEDVVLIDASNLGTQIKEGKNKKTVLSDIEEQQIIEIFNNKKTVDNISVVVSNNDIIKKNYSFSAGQYFKVKIEYIDISNESFVDSMVSYQKSISELSVKSSQLENEIFKNLKKLSCSGK
- a CDS encoding site-specific integrase, which translates into the protein MKKYENHPEAVTKGVLLPVLSNQKSNAYLKEIADLCGINKNLTTHLARHTFATTVTLSNGVPMESVSKMLGHKSLKTTQHYAKILDRKVSDDMAILKQKFADKTNIDASNRIAN
- a CDS encoding helix-turn-helix domain-containing protein, with amino-acid sequence MTFEVITKDDLKTLKQEIITELKTILGSQTEQKKWLKSADVRELLNISAGTLQNLRINGTLPYTKMGKTMYYEYDDVIGILIQNKSA
- a CDS encoding site-specific integrase; this translates as MNKTFGLLFYLKKSKVDAQGKCPIYLRIIIDGKRTEISTKRTIEIEKWSVEANKAIGRTEDIRELNAYLDSLTTKVYQSQRDLIQDNKEVTTETLKNKFLGIEEKQRTLITIFNNHNKQVEKLVGKEFSAGTLERYKTVCKHLQEFMQHQYNVSDIPVNRIDHKYITDFEFYLKTVRNCGHNSTIKYIKNFKKIVRIAIANDWIKKDPFLNYKVRLKEVERQFLSEEEIQTMLEKELHTNRLEQVRDIFIFCCFTGLAYSDVKKLSKDNLVFGIDGDKWIKTKCTKTDTRSNSTTSNRFRDYKEIREPSRSSYKRGFTSCIKQSKV
- a CDS encoding helix-turn-helix domain-containing protein, which codes for MNRIKEVLEERGVKQVWLAERLGKSFNTVNGYVQNRNQPSLEVLYQIAEILNIKVSDLLIEN
- a CDS encoding DUF4062 domain-containing protein, which codes for MAKKKKDIKIMVGSTVYGFEDQLSQIVAQLQQLGYTVLNSHIGTIKVNPTLSNLENCLNTVEECDLFLGIIRPYYGTGNIGDKNITFEEIKKAIELKKPYWFLVHRDVTFGRLLRGKLRLKKGDTIIAKDDDEYKDFSIVVDKNKFFDERTIEIYEYVIENHIPVTLRNGNWAQEFYRLDEMLTYIITQFSDKGFVEGIINEIQEADGE
- a CDS encoding restriction endonuclease subunit S, with the protein product MVNKLKKYRFDELYDMSSGISSKPEQAGHGFPFVSFSTIFNNVFLPNELDELMNTSIKERQIYSVKKGDIFLTRTSETLDELGMSSVALKDYPDATFSGFSKRLRPKEEGLVDSKFIGFYLRSYLFRKAMNNNAIMTLRASFNEQIFSYLELLLPTFEVQCKIGELLYNIYEKIEVCNSLINQIENMSMSIFDYWFIQFDFPNISIKPYKTSGGEMFYSKELNRKIPDGWKTITLGDFCEIYQPKTISQKVMDANASYLVYGSNGIIGKYSKFNHEDSEVVVSCRGACGNIHRTRPKSWITGNSMVFKIKNKNINNEFIYHSLRWLNLKNSSTGSVQGQLTRTNVSVHNIVLPDEKIIKKYNNIVAPLVEKKLLLFAEIDKYQNLLDWLTPLLINGQVTFKEAQKHINQAAEPQEDYG
- a CDS encoding type I restriction endonuclease subunit R — encoded protein: MKFNEDSRVKIPSILHLTRLGYKYLSLKGAVWNQETNIFTDIFIDSIQRINHNLEEDEAKRLLSDVSLLLDNEDLGKAFYERIIQKTGHKIIDFENFENNTFNVVTELTYKNGDEEFRPDIILLVNGLPLVFIEVKKPNNREGIIAERNRINKRFQNKKFRRFVNITQLMVFSNNMEYDTDDVDTVQGVFYASPSYHKPIFNYFREEEAFDLNSLLLPENDATENEILKDNNLVIIKHSPEFLTNKDSNTPTNRVSTSLFSKDRLSFILQYAIAYVNESAGLQKHIMRYPQLFATKAIESKLNEGIRKGIIWHTQGSGKTALTYYNVKFLTDYYQKQNVIPKFYFIVDRLDLLIQAKREFTSRGLTVHIVNSRNEFVADIKSKAALHNERGNAEITVVNIQKFSEDAQIVTEQDYDINIQRIYFLDEVHRSYNPKGSFLANLEQSDKNAIKIGLTGTPLLGTEYNSKTLFGDYIHKYYYNASIADGYTLKLIREEIASNYKMVLEQALKEIKVLQGDVPKKKIYADARFAEPMLDYIVEDFEDFRLMNNDESVGGMVVCDSSDQAKMLFEIFNNKYSISNNIVLDKVAEENESYGKQKKESYKVKTAALILHDIGTKDERKQEVEDFKDGKIDLLFVYNMLLTGFDAKRLKKLYIGRVIKKHNLLQTLTRVNRTYKDYRYGFVVDFADIKAEFDKTNKDYFEELQDVLGDEMEHYSNIFKSKEEIQEEIADIKEILFHFDTQNAEIFSQQISEISDRKKMLGLVKALGNAKSLYNLIRLFRHFELLEKIDFKKLSLLYREANNHLQLLNQKEALENDIDTTNLLNVALEDVIFMFNKVGEEELILADQLKDTLRKTREELASNFDKKDPEFVSLYEELERLFKKKKLNEVTQDEMKANIGALREIHAKILELNRQNRLLQAKYDNDPKYCRIHKRLIEKGGLTKRESQLFEALQSVKNEADLQVIQNSRLLQNEGYLDKMMIKLVINQFVKQNNIKLNPETSKFINNLVVQEYTNEFHGRTA